From Nicotiana tabacum cultivar K326 chromosome 20, ASM71507v2, whole genome shotgun sequence, one genomic window encodes:
- the LOC107807126 gene encoding N-methylputrescine oxidase 1, peroxisomal: MATTKQKVTAPSPSPSSSTASCCPSTSILRREATAAIAVVGDGLQNWTNIPSVDEKQKKTASSALASLPTTEPLSTNTSTKGIQIMTRAQTCHPLDPLSAAEISVAVATVRAAGETPEVRDGMRFIEVVLVEPDKSVVALADAYFFPPFQSSLMPRTKGGSQIPTKLPPRRARLIVYNKKTNETSIWIVELNEVHAAARGGHHRGKVIASNVVPDVQPPIDAQEYAECEAVVKSYPPFRDAMRRRGIDDLDLVMVDPWCVGYHSEADAPSRRLAKPLVFCRTESDCPMENGYARPVEGIYVLVDVQNMKIIEFEDRKLVPLPPVDPLRNYTAGETRGGVDRSDVKPLHIIQPEGPSFRISGNYVEWQKWNFRIGFTPREGLVIHSVAYLDGSRGRRPIAHRLSFVEMVVPYGDPNDPHYRKNAFDAGEDGLGKNAHSLKRGCDCLGYIKYFDAHFTNFTGGVETTENCVCLHEEDHGMLWKHQDWRTGLAEVRRSRRLTVSFVCTVANYEYAFYWHFYQDGKIEAEVKLTGILSLGALQPGEYRKYGTTILPGLYAPVHQHFFVARMNMAVDCKPGEAHNQVVEVNVKVEEPGKENVHNNAFYAEETLLRSELQAMRDCDPFSARHWIVRNTRTVNRTGQLTGYKLVPGPNCLPLAGPEAKFLRRAAFLKHNLWVTQYAPGEDFPGGEFPNQNPRVGEGLASWVKQDRPLEESDIVLWYIFGITHVPRLEDWPVMPVEHIGFVLQPHGYFNCSPAVDVPPPFACDSESRDSDVTETSVAKSTATSLLAKL; this comes from the exons ATGGCCACTACTAAACAGAAAGTGACGGcaccttctccttctccttcttcttcgacTGCTTCTTGCTGTCCTTCCACTTCTATCCTCCGTCGTGAGGCAACAGCGGCCATTGCAGTCGTGGGTGACGGCCTGCAGAATTGGACCAACATCCCCTCCGTCGACGAGAAGCAGAAAAAGACGGCCTCATCAGCTCTAGCGTCATTGCCAACCACTGAACCTCTTTCCACCAATACCTCTACCAAAG GTATCCAAATCATGACAAGGGCTCAAACCTGCCATCCTTTGGACCCTTTATCTGCTGCTGAGATCTCAGTGGCTGTGGCAACTGTTAGAGCTGCCGGTGAAACACCTGAG gTCAGAGATGGGATGCGATTTATTGAGGTGGTTCTGGTAGAACCAGATAAAAGTGTAGTTGCATTGGCAGATGCATATTTCTTCCCACCTTTTCAGTCATCATTGATGCCGAGAACCAAAGGAGGATCTCAGATTCCTACTAAGCTTCCTCCAAGGAGAGCTAGGCTTATTGTTTACAATAAGAAAACAAATGAGACAAGCATTTGGATTGTTGAGCTAAACGAAGTACATGCTGCTGCTCGAGGTGGACATCACAGGGGAAAAGTCATCGCATCCAATGTTGTCCCTGATGTTCAGCCACCCATA GATGCTCAAGAGTATGCTGAATGTGAAGCTGTGGTGAAAAGTTATCCTCCCTTTCGAGACGCAATGAGGAGAAGGGGTATTGATGACTTGGATCTTGTGATGGTTGACCCTTG GTGTGTTGGTTATCATAGTGAGGCTGATGCTCCTAGCCGCAGGCTCGCGAAACCACTTGTATTCTGCAGGACAGAGAGTGACTGCCCAATGGAAAATGGATATGCAAGACCAGTTGAAGGAATATATGTGCTTGTTGATGTACAAAACATGAAGATTATAGAATTTGAAGACCGAAAACTTGTACCATTACCTCCAGTTGACCCACTGAGGAACTACACTGCTGGTGAGACAAGAGGAGGGGTTGATCGAAGTGATGTGAAACCCCTACATATTATTCAGCCTGAGGGTCCAAGCTTTCGTATCAGTGGAAACTACGTAGAGTGGCAGAAG TGGAACTTTCGGATTGGTTTCACCCCTAGAGAGGGTTTAGTTATACACTCTGTGGCGTATCTTGATGGTAGCAGAGGTCGTAGACCAATAGCACATAGGTTGAGTTTTGTAGAGATGGTTGTCCCCTATGGAGATCCAAATGATCCACATTATAGGAAGAATGCATTTGATGCAGGAGAAGATGGCCTTGGAAAGAATGCTCATTCACTGAAGAGG GGATGTGATTGTTTAGGGTACATAAAGTACTTTGATGCCCATTTCACAAACTTTACCGGAGGAGTTGAAACGACTGAAAATTGTGTATGCTTGCATGAAGAAGATCACGGAATGCTTTGGAAGCATCAAGATTGGAGAACTGGCCTTGCTGAAGTTAGACGGTCTAGGCGACTAACAGTGTCTTTTGTTTGTACAGTGGCCAATTATGAATATGCATTCTACTGGCATTTCTACCAG GATGGAAAAATTGAAGCGGAAGTCAAACTCACTGGAATTCTTAGTTTGGGAGCATTGCAACCTGGAGAATATCGCaaatatggtaccacaattttaCCAGGTTTGTATGCACCAGTTCATCAACACTTCTTTGTTGCACGAATGAATATGGCAGTTGATTGTAAGCCAGGAGAAGCACACAATCAG GTTGTTGAAGTAAATGTCAAAGTTGAAGAACCTGGCAAGGAAAATGTTCATAATAATGCATTCTATGCTGAAGAAACATTGCTTAGGTCTGAATTGCAAGCAATGCGTGATTGTGATCCATTCTCTGCTCGTCATTGGATT GTTAGGAACACAAGAACAGTAAATAGAACAGGACAGCTAACAGGGTACAAGCTGGTACCTGGTCCAAACTGTTTGCCACTGGCTGGTCCTGAGGCGAAATTTTTGAGAAGAGCTGCATTTCTGAAGCACAATCTATGGGTTACACAATATGCACCTGGAGAAGATTTTCCAGGAGGAGAGTTCCCTAATCAAAATCCCCGTGTTGGCGAGGGATTAGCTTCTTGGGTCAAGCAAGACCGGCCTCTGGAAGAAAGTGATATTGTTCTCTG GTATATTTTTGGAATCACACATGTTCCTCGGTTGGAAGACTGGCCTGTTATGCCAGTAGAACACATTGGTTTTGTGCTACAG